Proteins encoded together in one Janthinobacterium tructae window:
- a CDS encoding biotin--[acetyl-CoA-carboxylase] ligase, whose amino-acid sequence MTKHSDLNSAAIAAHCATGASHVAIEVVDETGSTNADLLARCATLAGPTLRIAGQQTAGRGRAGRPWVSQADASLMFSLAWRFKGPLHQLVGLPLAVGVALAESMTALGVPVQLKWPNDLLKDGHKLAGILVETQQAQGNDSGGVWAVIGCGINLLMPDALERQIGRSVSAVPWLAQMERNTLVAALLSRLAGVLAEFDDTGFAPFAERWNLLHAWQGQHVKILDNGQLLQQGVAAGVDHLGRLLLRTDGGLQEIMSGDVSLRLSGE is encoded by the coding sequence ATGACGAAGCACTCAGACTTGAACAGCGCGGCCATCGCCGCCCATTGCGCCACGGGCGCCTCCCATGTGGCCATCGAAGTGGTCGACGAAACGGGTTCGACCAACGCCGACCTGCTGGCGCGCTGCGCCACGCTGGCCGGCCCCACCCTGCGCATCGCCGGCCAACAGACGGCCGGCCGCGGGCGTGCCGGACGGCCGTGGGTGTCGCAGGCGGACGCCAGCCTGATGTTCTCGCTGGCCTGGCGCTTCAAGGGGCCGCTGCATCAGCTGGTCGGCCTGCCGCTGGCCGTCGGCGTGGCGCTGGCCGAAAGCATGACGGCGCTGGGCGTGCCGGTGCAACTGAAATGGCCGAATGACCTGCTCAAGGATGGCCACAAACTGGCGGGCATTCTCGTCGAGACGCAGCAGGCGCAGGGCAACGATAGTGGCGGCGTGTGGGCCGTGATCGGCTGCGGCATCAATTTGCTGATGCCCGATGCGCTGGAACGGCAGATCGGCCGCAGCGTCTCGGCCGTGCCGTGGCTGGCGCAGATGGAGCGCAATACCCTGGTGGCGGCGCTCCTGAGCCGCCTGGCCGGCGTGCTGGCCGAATTCGACGACACGGGTTTTGCGCCGTTTGCCGAACGCTGGAACCTGTTGCACGCCTGGCAGGGCCAGCACGTGAAAATCCTCGACAACGGCCAGTTGCTGCAGCAAGGCGTGGCGGCCGGCGTGGACCACCTGGGCCGCCTGCTGCTGCGCACCGATGGCGGCCTGCAGGAGATCATGTCGGGCGACGTGTCCTTGCGCCTGAGCGGGGAGTAA
- a CDS encoding SDR family oxidoreductase, whose translation MHSVFITGASSGLGAALALQYARQGAHLGLLARRGDTLQQLIASLPHPERHRAYAVDVCDHAALKSAAQDFIGHAGHIDVVIASAGVSYGTLSEHAEDLDAFARLIAINVTATVATFAPFIAAMKSQGSGRLVGIGSVAGIRGLPGAEAYSASKAAVISYCESLRLELKPAGIRVVTITPGYIDTPMTRHNAYRMPFLMPADKFAVRAARAIADGDSYRVIPWQMGVVAKLLRALPNAIYDRVFANAPHKARN comes from the coding sequence ATGCACAGCGTTTTCATCACGGGCGCGTCGAGCGGATTGGGCGCCGCCCTGGCGCTGCAGTACGCGCGCCAGGGCGCCCATTTGGGCTTGCTGGCGCGCCGCGGCGACACCCTGCAGCAACTGATCGCTTCCCTGCCCCACCCTGAACGCCACCGCGCCTACGCCGTCGATGTGTGCGACCACGCCGCCCTGAAAAGCGCGGCGCAGGACTTCATCGGCCATGCCGGGCATATCGACGTCGTCATCGCCAGCGCCGGCGTATCATACGGTACCTTGAGCGAACACGCGGAAGACCTCGACGCCTTCGCGCGCCTCATCGCCATCAACGTCACGGCCACCGTCGCCACCTTCGCGCCCTTCATCGCCGCCATGAAAAGCCAGGGCAGCGGACGCCTGGTGGGCATCGGCAGCGTGGCCGGCATCCGCGGCCTGCCCGGCGCCGAAGCCTACAGCGCCTCGAAGGCGGCCGTCATCAGCTACTGCGAATCGCTGCGCCTGGAACTCAAGCCGGCCGGCATCAGGGTCGTCACCATCACGCCCGGCTACATCGACACGCCGATGACGCGCCACAACGCCTATCGCATGCCCTTCCTGATGCCGGCCGATAAATTCGCCGTGCGCGCCGCGCGCGCCATCGCCGACGGCGACAGCTACCGCGTGATCCCGTGGCAGATGGGCGTCGTCGCCAAGCTGCTGCGCGCGCTGCCGAATGCCATCTATGACCGGGTCTTCGCGAATGCGCCGCACAAGGCGCGCAACTGA
- a CDS encoding thiol:disulfide interchange protein DsbA/DsbL: MRFLKKILFAAALCTVALGASASPAEPKNGVEYETLATPQATEAGKKIEVTEFFAYYCPHCNVLEPQLAAWVKKQGDNIVFKRVHVSRDDSVTPQQRLFFTLQAMGLLDKLHTGVFHAMHVERNRLATDDAVFDFVAKQGVDRQKFIDTYRSMGVSARVRRADAMMQGYNVTFWPMIAIDGRYITSPSQADQGSKSAKNEEQLNAQALTVMDVLLAKAKAEKK; this comes from the coding sequence ATGCGTTTTCTGAAGAAAATCCTGTTCGCCGCCGCCCTGTGCACCGTTGCCCTGGGCGCATCGGCCTCACCGGCCGAGCCAAAGAACGGCGTCGAATACGAAACCCTGGCCACGCCGCAGGCGACGGAAGCGGGCAAGAAAATCGAAGTGACAGAATTTTTTGCGTATTACTGCCCGCATTGCAACGTGCTCGAACCGCAACTGGCGGCCTGGGTCAAGAAACAGGGCGACAACATCGTCTTCAAGCGCGTGCACGTATCGCGCGATGACAGCGTGACGCCGCAACAGCGTTTGTTCTTCACCCTGCAAGCCATGGGCCTGCTCGACAAGCTGCACACCGGCGTCTTCCACGCCATGCACGTGGAGCGCAACCGCCTGGCTACCGACGACGCCGTATTCGACTTCGTCGCCAAGCAGGGCGTGGACCGCCAGAAGTTCATCGACACCTACCGTTCGATGGGTGTCTCGGCCCGCGTGCGCCGTGCGGATGCCATGATGCAGGGCTATAACGTGACGTTCTGGCCCATGATCGCCATCGACGGCCGCTACATCACCTCGCCTTCGCAAGCCGATCAAGGCAGCAAGTCGGCCAAGAACGAAGAGCAGCTGAACGCCCAGGCACTGACCGTGATGGACGTGCTGCTTGCGAAAGCCAAAGCGGAAAAGAAATAA
- a CDS encoding SPOR domain-containing protein produces MNHASRFSSTRRQQGNTLVGIIIGLVIGLGIAVVVALVITKGASPFTDKSGKAGKSAEPTAGQIADPNKPMYGNKEAAKEAARDFSKEPREIVAPTQPVAPAPAPAQQPKAPPPDALQELIGTLKDKPAPKTPAAAAPAPQAKADVKAEAKADAASDKWIYYLQAGAFHDMSDAESTRGKLALLGFEAAISDRSTDAGVLHRVRIGPFNQLEAMNRARTKLSENGIDVAVVRNQK; encoded by the coding sequence ATGAATCATGCTTCCCGCTTCTCTTCGACCCGGCGCCAGCAGGGCAACACGCTGGTCGGCATCATCATCGGCCTGGTCATCGGCCTGGGTATCGCCGTGGTGGTCGCCCTGGTGATCACCAAGGGCGCCTCGCCCTTCACCGACAAGTCGGGCAAGGCCGGCAAGTCTGCCGAACCGACCGCCGGCCAGATCGCCGACCCGAACAAGCCGATGTACGGCAACAAGGAAGCGGCCAAGGAAGCGGCGCGCGACTTCTCCAAGGAGCCGCGCGAGATCGTCGCGCCGACGCAGCCAGTCGCACCGGCACCCGCCCCCGCGCAGCAGCCGAAGGCACCGCCGCCGGACGCGCTGCAGGAACTCATCGGTACATTGAAGGACAAGCCGGCGCCGAAAACGCCGGCGGCAGCAGCGCCAGCGCCGCAAGCCAAAGCCGACGTGAAAGCCGAAGCCAAGGCCGATGCCGCCAGCGACAAATGGATTTATTATCTGCAGGCCGGCGCCTTCCACGACATGTCGGACGCCGAGAGCACGCGCGGCAAACTGGCGCTGCTGGGCTTCGAAGCGGCCATCAGCGACCGCAGCACCGATGCCGGCGTGCTGCACCGCGTGCGCATCGGGCCGTTCAACCAGCTCGAAGCGATGAACCGCGCGCGCACCAAACTGTCTGAGAACGGCATCGATGTCGCCGTCGTCCGCAACCAAAAATAA
- the argS gene encoding arginine--tRNA ligase, protein MLAQQKQEIIALFQAALAPVLAGTTLEPSVVLERPRDASHGDVACNIAMQLAKQLKQNPRELAQTIVTAVLANPAGKGLIEAVEIAGPGFINVRVSNAAKQAVVKTILSEADSYGRSAAGAGKQVILEFVSANPTGPLHVGHGRQAALGDALSSLFDAQGYQVTREFYYNDAGVQIQTLANSVQARARGFKPGDAEWPEPAYNGDYIADIANDFKAGKTVSASDGLPATANGNIDDIDSIRPFAVTYLRNEQDIDLQAFGVKFDNYYLESSLYADGKVNSAVETLIKAGHTYEQDGALWLRTTDFGDDKDRVMRKTDGTYTYFVPDVAYHLVKWQRGFVQAINIQGSDHHGTIARVRAGLQAVDMGIPQGYPDYVLHKMVTVMKDGEEVKISKRAGSYVTVRDLIEWSGGGDIAKGRDAVRFFLISRKADTEFVFDVDVALKTTDENPVYYVQYAHARICRILENWGGDENTVTGVDLSPLTAPTEATLLATLAAYPETLARAQAELGPHQVAFYLRDLAANLHSFYFAEKVLVEDDAVKMARLALVIAARQVLRNGLALIGVSAPNKM, encoded by the coding sequence ATGCTCGCCCAACAGAAACAAGAAATCATCGCCCTGTTCCAGGCCGCCCTCGCTCCCGTCCTGGCCGGCACTACGCTTGAGCCATCCGTGGTGCTCGAGCGACCACGCGACGCATCGCATGGCGACGTCGCCTGCAACATCGCCATGCAACTGGCCAAGCAGCTGAAACAGAATCCCCGCGAACTGGCGCAAACCATCGTCACGGCCGTGCTGGCCAACCCGGCTGGCAAGGGCCTGATCGAGGCAGTGGAAATCGCCGGTCCCGGCTTCATCAACGTGCGCGTGTCAAACGCCGCCAAGCAAGCCGTGGTGAAAACCATCTTGAGCGAAGCCGACAGCTATGGCCGCAGCGCGGCAGGCGCCGGCAAGCAGGTCATCCTGGAATTCGTTTCGGCCAACCCGACCGGCCCGCTGCACGTGGGCCACGGCCGCCAGGCAGCGCTGGGCGACGCCCTGTCGTCGCTGTTCGACGCGCAAGGCTACCAGGTGACGCGCGAGTTCTACTATAACGACGCGGGCGTGCAAATCCAGACCCTCGCCAATTCCGTGCAGGCGCGCGCGCGCGGCTTCAAGCCGGGCGACGCCGAATGGCCCGAACCGGCCTACAACGGCGACTACATCGCCGATATCGCCAACGACTTCAAGGCCGGCAAGACGGTGTCGGCCAGCGATGGCTTGCCCGCCACGGCCAATGGCAACATCGACGACATCGATTCGATCCGCCCCTTCGCCGTCACCTACCTGCGCAACGAGCAGGACATCGACTTGCAAGCGTTCGGCGTGAAGTTCGACAATTACTATCTGGAATCGTCGCTATATGCGGACGGCAAGGTCAACAGCGCGGTCGAAACACTGATCAAGGCGGGCCACACCTACGAACAGGATGGCGCGCTGTGGCTGCGCACCACCGACTTCGGCGATGACAAGGACCGCGTCATGCGCAAGACGGACGGCACCTACACGTATTTCGTGCCGGACGTCGCGTATCACCTGGTGAAATGGCAGCGCGGCTTCGTGCAGGCCATCAATATCCAGGGCAGCGACCACCACGGCACCATCGCGCGCGTGCGCGCCGGCCTGCAAGCGGTCGACATGGGCATCCCGCAAGGCTACCCCGACTACGTGCTGCACAAGATGGTCACCGTCATGAAGGACGGCGAAGAAGTCAAGATTTCGAAGCGCGCCGGCTCCTACGTGACCGTGCGCGACCTGATCGAATGGTCGGGCGGCGGCGACATCGCCAAGGGCCGCGACGCCGTGCGCTTCTTCCTGATCTCGCGCAAGGCCGATACGGAATTCGTCTTCGACGTCGACGTGGCGCTGAAAACCACCGATGAAAACCCGGTGTATTACGTGCAGTACGCGCATGCACGCATCTGCCGCATCCTGGAAAACTGGGGCGGCGATGAGAACACGGTCACAGGCGTCGATTTGTCTCCTTTGACGGCGCCGACCGAAGCGACCCTGCTGGCGACCCTGGCCGCCTACCCGGAAACGTTGGCGCGCGCGCAAGCCGAACTGGGACCGCACCAAGTCGCCTTCTACCTGCGCGACCTGGCCGCCAACCTGCACAGCTTCTACTTCGCCGAAAAAGTGCTGGTCGAGGACGACGCCGTCAAGATGGCCCGCCTGGCCCTCGTCATCGCCGCGCGCCAGGTATTGCGCAACGGCCTGGCACTGATCGGCGTATCCGCGCCAAACAAAATGTAA
- the rsmB gene encoding 16S rRNA (cytosine(967)-C(5))-methyltransferase RsmB, with protein sequence MNKRPTLKLKTKPAPGQAPAAPKLRPSYHPDLKPVLQPGFQPDLRADSLAFCLLGAANAVAQVRTGTALPQALAKVFAQSNASPQARGAIQDISYRTMRQLGRSETLVGLMTSKAPEPPMLAALLCCALSLMSDEPDEQPYEEFTVVDQAVTVATSHPDLAHAKGMVNAVLRRFLRERKSLLEAALQQPLAQWNYPQWWIDSLRLAYPRDWQAILTAGNAVPPLTLRVNRRKSTVVAYLAVLFDAGIAARQVGPFAVRLDKPIGVALIPGFEQGVVSVQDAGAQLAAPLLDLQDGMRVLDACAAPGGKTCHILELADVHVTAIDADAKRLPRIAENLERLGLDATLKAQDAQSSAWWDGQQYDRILADVPCTASGIVRRHPDIRWLRRKGDAFQLATLSSKILDNLWQMLRPDGKLLFVTCSLWPQESEAQAAAFAVRNNATRLTAPGQLLPTGSAEQDHDGLFYALFQKNAA encoded by the coding sequence ATGAACAAGCGCCCCACGCTGAAATTGAAAACCAAGCCGGCGCCAGGCCAGGCGCCTGCCGCACCGAAATTGCGTCCCAGCTACCATCCCGACCTGAAGCCGGTCTTGCAGCCAGGCTTCCAACCCGATTTGCGCGCCGACTCGCTGGCGTTTTGCCTGCTGGGCGCCGCCAATGCCGTGGCGCAAGTGCGCACGGGCACGGCTTTGCCGCAGGCGCTGGCCAAGGTGTTTGCGCAATCGAACGCCAGCCCGCAGGCGCGCGGCGCCATCCAGGATATTTCCTACCGTACCATGCGCCAGCTGGGCCGCAGCGAAACCCTGGTCGGCCTGATGACGTCGAAGGCGCCGGAGCCGCCGATGCTGGCCGCGCTGCTGTGCTGTGCGCTGTCGCTGATGTCCGACGAGCCGGACGAGCAGCCGTACGAAGAATTTACCGTTGTCGACCAGGCTGTCACGGTGGCCACCTCGCACCCTGACCTGGCGCATGCCAAGGGCATGGTGAATGCCGTGTTGCGGCGTTTCTTGCGCGAGCGCAAGTCCTTGCTGGAAGCGGCCCTGCAGCAACCTTTGGCGCAATGGAATTATCCGCAATGGTGGATCGATTCGCTGCGCCTGGCTTACCCGCGCGACTGGCAAGCCATTCTGACGGCCGGCAATGCCGTGCCACCATTGACCCTGCGCGTGAATCGCCGCAAGAGCACGGTTGTAGCGTACCTCGCCGTGCTGTTTGATGCGGGTATCGCCGCGCGCCAGGTGGGACCGTTTGCCGTGCGCCTGGACAAGCCCATCGGCGTGGCGCTTATTCCCGGCTTCGAGCAGGGAGTCGTCTCCGTGCAGGATGCCGGCGCGCAACTGGCCGCACCGCTGCTGGACTTGCAAGACGGCATGCGCGTACTGGACGCCTGCGCGGCGCCCGGCGGCAAGACCTGCCACATCCTGGAACTGGCCGATGTGCACGTGACGGCCATCGATGCGGACGCCAAGCGCTTGCCGCGCATCGCGGAAAACCTCGAGCGCCTGGGCCTGGACGCTACCTTGAAGGCGCAGGATGCGCAATCGAGCGCGTGGTGGGACGGCCAGCAGTACGACCGTATCCTGGCCGACGTGCCGTGCACGGCCTCGGGCATCGTACGCCGCCATCCGGACATTCGCTGGTTGCGCCGCAAGGGCGACGCGTTCCAACTTGCAACACTTTCCTCCAAAATTCTGGACAACCTGTGGCAGATGCTGCGCCCCGATGGTAAATTGCTATTCGTGACATGTTCATTGTGGCCGCAAGAGTCCGAGGCACAGGCGGCGGCATTTGCGGTGCGCAATAATGCGACCCGATTGACAGCACCTGGCCAGCTGTTGCCGACTGGCAGCGCGGAGCAGGACCATGACGGTTTGTTCTATGCGCTATTCCAAAAAAATGCGGCTTGA
- a CDS encoding DUF4390 domain-containing protein, translating into MTTRLFRLLALLLMLACTMPRAQAADMVEITRAYIESSEEGYKLAATYSFDLNHDLDDAVQHGVPLFFTTEIELTRPRWYWFDEKAIVARQTSRLSYNVLTRQYHVSGGGLQQSFPTLDDALFLIRRPSRWLVAPRGALKVGQTYNVTLRMGMDRDYLPKPIQVNAFNNSDWRLASNKKTFLYTAE; encoded by the coding sequence GTGACAACACGACTCTTCCGACTCCTGGCCTTGCTGCTGATGCTGGCATGTACCATGCCGCGTGCGCAAGCCGCCGACATGGTCGAGATCACCCGTGCCTATATCGAGTCGAGCGAAGAGGGCTACAAGCTGGCCGCCACCTACTCCTTCGATCTCAATCACGACCTCGATGATGCTGTGCAGCATGGCGTGCCGCTGTTTTTCACGACAGAAATCGAACTGACCCGGCCCCGCTGGTACTGGTTTGATGAAAAGGCCATCGTGGCGCGCCAGACCAGCCGGCTGTCGTACAACGTGCTCACGCGCCAGTATCATGTGTCGGGCGGCGGCTTGCAGCAAAGCTTCCCCACGCTCGACGACGCGCTGTTCCTGATCCGCCGCCCCAGCCGCTGGCTGGTGGCGCCGCGCGGCGCGCTGAAAGTGGGGCAGACGTATAACGTCACCTTGCGCATGGGCATGGACCGCGACTACCTGCCCAAGCCGATACAGGTCAATGCCTTCAATAACAGCGACTGGCGCCTGGCTTCGAATAAAAAAACCTTCTTGTATACGGCGGAGTAG
- a CDS encoding sensor histidine kinase encodes MSQALRYLLVVGGGIVSILLFLLASASDNSGFFDRYYTWLLGLNAAVAVALLALVGISLGRLYVRYKSGKFGSKLMTRLVMLFAAVGILPGLVIFLVSVQFVSHSIESWFNVKIEAALESGIELGRAGLDAAQVELKRRGHKAVAELGAEPAAGPAVLTSLLREEGMQNVMLVSGDGMLLASAGPHSAADLPTPAMLVKAASPDGYASAEGGKELHDDGAESGGGGLRAGTPASLETATSLRLRVLVPVPGPSVSPRYLQLLQSAPPKLAANGEVLRAAYSEYKERFVARVGLRKMYMEILTLTLLLAIFGAIGSAFLIAGNLAQPLLLLAEGTRAVAEGDLSPRPIVATKDELGTLTQSFNIMTRQLLDARTAVESNRAALQNAKAHLESVLANMSAGVMVLDGDFKLVTCNESVERILQHSGMSIVGQPLAHIAGMEEFGGAIISAFTAQSAQSASGRNQQRLHWQRQIEIPRRLGSSADEHDITLLARGSRLPLESGSGYIVVFDDISDVISAQRSIAWGEVARRLAHEIKNPLTPIQLSAERLQMKLEGKLEQPDADLLNRATTTIVKQVDAMKRMVDDFRDYARTPPAVLTPLRLNELIEEILNLYLRGDDGDIIHPQLAPNLPMVMGDPTQLRQVIHNLLQNAQDAMADLPPDSPHPRIDVRTEAIHYRSADGGVNIAVRLAITDNGPGFAPKILARAFEPYVTSKARGTGLGLAMVKKIIDEHGGRIDIENRVDGNGASVVILLLKLAPDTPAQDFLA; translated from the coding sequence GTGAGTCAAGCATTGCGCTATCTGCTGGTGGTGGGCGGCGGCATTGTCAGTATCTTGCTGTTCCTGCTGGCGTCGGCTTCCGACAATTCCGGATTTTTCGACCGTTATTACACCTGGCTGCTGGGCCTGAACGCCGCCGTGGCTGTGGCCCTGCTGGCGCTGGTGGGGATTTCCCTGGGCCGTCTGTACGTGCGCTACAAGAGCGGCAAGTTCGGCTCCAAGCTGATGACACGTTTGGTGATGCTGTTCGCCGCCGTCGGCATCCTGCCGGGCCTGGTGATTTTCCTGGTCTCCGTACAATTCGTATCCCACTCCATCGAGTCCTGGTTCAACGTCAAGATCGAAGCGGCGCTGGAATCGGGGATTGAACTGGGTCGCGCCGGCCTCGATGCGGCCCAGGTCGAGCTGAAACGCCGGGGGCACAAGGCGGTCGCGGAGCTGGGCGCCGAGCCGGCGGCGGGTCCGGCCGTGCTGACGAGCCTGCTGCGCGAGGAGGGCATGCAAAATGTCATGCTCGTCAGCGGCGATGGCATGCTGCTGGCCAGCGCCGGGCCGCACAGCGCGGCTGACTTGCCGACGCCGGCCATGCTGGTGAAGGCCGCCTCGCCGGATGGCTATGCCTCCGCCGAAGGGGGCAAGGAGTTGCACGATGATGGCGCGGAGTCGGGCGGTGGCGGCCTGCGCGCGGGTACGCCGGCGTCGCTGGAAACGGCGACCAGCCTGCGTCTGCGGGTGCTGGTGCCGGTACCCGGTCCCTCCGTTTCGCCCCGCTACCTGCAATTGCTGCAATCGGCGCCGCCCAAGCTGGCGGCGAATGGCGAGGTGCTGCGCGCCGCGTATAGCGAATACAAGGAACGTTTCGTCGCGCGCGTGGGATTGCGCAAGATGTACATGGAAATCCTCACCTTGACCTTGCTGCTGGCCATCTTTGGCGCCATCGGCAGTGCTTTCCTGATCGCGGGCAATTTGGCCCAGCCCCTGCTGCTGCTGGCCGAAGGCACGCGCGCCGTGGCCGAGGGCGACCTGTCGCCGCGCCCCATTGTCGCGACCAAGGATGAACTGGGCACGCTGACGCAGTCGTTCAACATCATGACGCGCCAGTTGCTCGATGCGCGCACGGCCGTGGAAAGCAACCGCGCCGCGCTGCAAAACGCCAAGGCCCACCTGGAATCGGTGCTGGCGAACATGTCGGCCGGCGTGATGGTGCTCGACGGCGATTTCAAGCTGGTGACGTGCAATGAATCGGTCGAGCGCATCTTGCAGCATTCGGGCATGAGCATCGTGGGGCAGCCGCTGGCGCATATTGCTGGAATGGAAGAGTTTGGCGGCGCCATCATCAGCGCCTTCACGGCGCAAAGCGCGCAATCGGCGTCGGGCCGCAACCAGCAGCGCCTGCACTGGCAGCGCCAGATCGAGATTCCGCGCCGCCTGGGCAGCAGTGCCGACGAGCATGACATCACCTTGCTGGCGCGCGGTTCGCGCTTGCCGCTGGAGTCCGGCAGCGGCTACATCGTCGTCTTCGATGATATTTCCGACGTGATTTCCGCGCAGCGCTCGATCGCCTGGGGCGAGGTGGCGCGCCGCCTGGCGCATGAAATCAAGAACCCGCTCACGCCCATCCAGCTGTCGGCCGAGCGCCTGCAGATGAAGCTCGAAGGCAAGCTGGAGCAGCCCGATGCGGACTTGCTCAACCGCGCCACCACCACCATCGTCAAGCAGGTCGATGCGATGAAGCGCATGGTCGATGACTTCCGCGACTATGCGCGCACGCCGCCGGCCGTGCTCACGCCGTTGCGCCTGAACGAACTGATCGAAGAGATCCTGAACCTGTACCTGCGCGGCGATGATGGCGACATCATCCACCCGCAACTGGCGCCGAATCTGCCGATGGTGATGGGCGATCCGACCCAGTTGCGCCAGGTGATCCATAACTTGCTGCAGAACGCGCAGGACGCCATGGCCGACCTGCCGCCGGACTCGCCGCATCCGCGGATTGACGTAAGGACGGAAGCAATTCATTATCGCAGTGCGGACGGCGGCGTGAATATCGCCGTGCGGCTGGCCATCACCGACAATGGCCCTGGTTTCGCGCCAAAAATCCTGGCGCGCGCCTTCGAACCCTATGTGACATCGAAGGCGCGCGGCACGGGATTGGGCCTGGCGATGGTAAAGAAAATTATCGATGAACATGGCGGACGCATCGATATCGAGAACCGGGTCGACGGCAATGGCGCTTCGGTGGTCATTTTGCTGTTAAAGTTAGCTCCCGACACTCCTGCCCAGGATTTCCTGGCGTGA
- a CDS encoding response regulator, which translates to MANILVVDDEMGIRELLSEILGDEGHAIQLAENAQQAREARAAGAPDLVLLDIWMPDTDGVTLLKEWQRDGLLTMPVIMMSGHATIDTAVEATRIGAMNFLEKPIALQKLLKAVQQGLTRAQETVRAPSVAPRPVAPVVAEESSHPVPSFGGSAPQQLMVRPGIAVPAVAEGHGYNLSFDLPLREARDAFERMYFEHHLGREGGSMTRVAEKTGLERTHLYRKLKQLGVEPGKLAKKNL; encoded by the coding sequence ATGGCAAACATACTCGTAGTGGATGATGAAATGGGTATCCGTGAGTTGCTCTCGGAAATTCTGGGCGACGAAGGACATGCTATCCAGCTGGCCGAAAATGCGCAGCAGGCGCGTGAAGCGCGTGCCGCCGGCGCGCCGGATCTGGTATTGCTCGATATCTGGATGCCCGACACGGACGGCGTGACCTTGCTCAAGGAATGGCAGCGCGACGGCTTGCTGACCATGCCGGTGATCATGATGTCGGGCCACGCCACCATCGATACGGCGGTCGAGGCGACGCGTATCGGTGCCATGAACTTCCTGGAGAAACCGATTGCCCTGCAAAAACTGCTGAAAGCAGTCCAGCAAGGCTTGACGCGGGCACAGGAAACCGTGCGCGCACCGAGCGTGGCGCCGCGTCCCGTGGCACCCGTGGTGGCCGAGGAAAGCAGCCATCCCGTGCCCAGCTTTGGCGGCAGCGCACCGCAACAGCTGATGGTACGCCCGGGCATTGCCGTACCGGCAGTGGCCGAAGGCCATGGCTACAACCTGTCGTTCGACTTGCCGCTGCGCGAGGCGCGCGACGCGTTCGAGCGCATGTATTTCGAACACCACCTGGGCCGCGAAGGCGGCAGCATGACCCGCGTGGCGGAAAAAACAGGCCTGGAACGTACCCATTTGTACCGCAAGCTGAAACAGCTGGGCGTCGAACCGGGCAAGCTGGCCAAGAAAAACCTGTGA
- a CDS encoding GTPase produces the protein MTAAVRRPTPLTLVSGGRAAGREAAIAQALAPGEPAAVILEGLADGNAILAGLAGQASPSSSFPLQLLRIAPGCLCCSGNLVLRVTLNRLLRHPPARLFISLADATHIEQLRAWLTASPYDVLLALQADIVLS, from the coding sequence GTGACGGCAGCCGTGCGGCGTCCGACACCGCTGACCCTGGTCAGCGGTGGACGCGCCGCCGGGCGCGAGGCCGCCATCGCGCAAGCCTTGGCGCCTGGCGAGCCGGCCGCCGTGATCCTTGAGGGGCTCGCTGACGGCAACGCCATCCTGGCCGGCCTGGCCGGGCAAGCTTCCCCTTCTTCATCGTTTCCATTGCAACTGTTGCGCATCGCGCCCGGTTGCCTGTGCTGCAGCGGCAATCTCGTATTGCGTGTAACATTGAATCGTCTGCTGCGCCATCCTCCCGCGCGCTTGTTCATCAGCCTGGCCGACGCCACGCACATCGAACAATTGCGCGCCTGGCTCACTGCGAGTCCCTACGACGTCCTGCTGGCGCTACAAGCCGACATCGTGCTTTCCTGA
- a CDS encoding BTH_I0359 family protein, which translates to MNLIYNSEQYSVVEFGADVDLEALRFGGYEIVDKGGKRETFIAGILAQNFRRDVTELIASEPSMEEIDEFLGSYDSLMSQPVLLH; encoded by the coding sequence ATGAACTTGATCTATAACAGCGAACAATACAGCGTCGTGGAATTCGGCGCCGACGTCGACCTGGAAGCCCTGCGCTTTGGCGGCTATGAAATCGTCGACAAAGGCGGCAAACGCGAGACGTTTATCGCCGGCATCCTTGCGCAAAACTTCCGTCGCGACGTCACGGAATTGATCGCCAGCGAACCCAGCATGGAAGAGATCGATGAATTTTTGGGCAGCTACGATTCCCTCATGAGCCAGCCAGTGCTGTTGCACTGA